GGACTCTTTCAATTTAACTCCAGAAACACAAGGTCTGCAATGTGTCTGTGTCATCTGGGGCTTAATTGATGAAACCTATTGTACCAAACTGAGTGTAGAATCATATGAAAGATATCATACTTCTCAGGCTTAGCATGCCAAAGAAAATGCTTTTGTACCTTCTTGACCCTCATCTGCATCTGGAGATACCTCTTCTCTGGGATTGAAAGGAGCATACTCTTCAAATTTGGAATATCCTCCTCCAAGACAAAAACAGCAAAGGATTCCCaattcaaaacttcaaaaaacGGTGGCACAAAATTGTCAGATATAATCACTGGGACGCATTCATAAAATATGGCTTCCACTATGCGTGGGCTGTTGACTTCATAACCCTTTGCACATATACAATACTTGCTGTTCTTCATGTGACGGATATAATTCTTATTTCCCTTGGACTTAGGCATTCGACCAAAGATTTTCATGTCAGGATCTTTATTTTCCCAGTGCTGTAACAGAATTGGCCGTAAATAGCCATGCATTTTTCCTGCAAAGAAAGCAAGAATTGACCTCTGGGAAGCAGGTTTGCCTCCAATATCCCTGAGTGGATTTTTAACCAAATGCACATATGTTTCAGGAAGAGACACATCCTTGCCTAAAACAAAACCTTCTTTGACATCAGCATTGCAGAGAGCTCTTAGGCACTTAGCCATAAGTTGATTTGTTTCTGTTGGGGCCTGAAGAAGTGACACTTTATTAAAACAGTATAATGTAATTTGTGATGATCCAAAATTCAAGGTTTCATTGCCAAATAGAAATGACATCATGCAATTGTTTAAAGAATTTGGCAATTGAGCCACACATTTTAGAATAGAGAGAATACTATTTAATGCCATGGATATGATGCCTTCTATGTAAAGAACAAATGAATTTTAAGGTCATTCGTTCcaatacagaaaagaaaaaaaaaattaaggttaacattattttagaaaaataaattcacatataaataatttgttatttacACACACGCTTGATGGGGTTGAACCCAAAACCTCAAACTGAACCCACTTTATGGGAAAATAAAATGCAATCTAAGTCAGAGTTCTTTGgcaaaaactcattttaaatGTTATGTAAAGCAAAATGGAACCAGATCAGTTCCCGTGGAGTCCTAAATGCTCTCAAGTATTTACAAAACATAATTTGAAAAGAAGCTTGAAAATCATACCCAGTCATGGCAAGCAACAAGAAAATGATCAGCTCCCCCAGTTCTGTTCCAGAAAGGATATTTTGCTTCAATCAGGTCCAAATAGTTCTTCAAATACTGTATAAGGTTATCAAAGCTGTGTGAATTAGCTATATACAAGGTTTCCTCCAACATTAGAGAGCTGAAGGGTAAGTAAAACAGATGGGCTTTTCTAGGGTCTTtagtaatgaaatttttgttagcCTCCAGCAGCTTCATGAACCATCCCTCAGATGCGTATATTCCAGTGAGTCGTGGCTGGTGTAATACAGGTTTTTTTCCTTCCCTGTAAATATATACTTTAAGAGTGTCTTCCATTAATTCATAGCTCCTGCAAATTTGGATGATATAAATCAGCCAAAGATGTGAAGTACTTGACCAACAGTTACTAATTTGTTTGCAAGGTAGATTGTAGCTACAAAAGTTGTGCatctttgaaagaaaaatgaaattatgaatGATGAAAAAAGCAACAAGTATTTGCATATTTCACAATTAGATAACATGAAAACAAGAATGTTCTTCCTATTTGGAATTAGGAAAACATAGCCCAAAGGCCTTTTACTTAGCTGGTAATCATTGGGTGGAATTGAGGTAGGTCTAACATTAAAATATAGATAAgccaaaatataaataaattagagGCTTTTCTTTTGGGAGGTTGGGGAGTGGAAGAGAACAAGGAAGAATTTGACATACATGAACACATAAAATGGCAGTTTCTTTCTAGCAGTCCTACCCACGGCTCAGACAGCTCAAAATAAACAACTAACAAATGCTTTATCAGTGTGATTGCTTTGCGAGGAAGAAGGGAAGAGAACAGGGAATTTGGAGGCAGGAAGAGCTCTGATATTTTCTACTTGAACTTGGAAGTTACCTTGGTCAGAGTAGAAACAATCATAGCTTTTGGGGAAGAAAAtatcaaatgtaattttttttttttttggctgaataaataTCACATGTAATGACACCTCAAGGACATGTTCTTAAAACAGAAATTCACcataaggaaaatatatatatatattcaacaaaTGTGACTTACTCACCTTTTGAACATGGAAACATTCCTATAAAGAGGGGCATAAAGACTTGGATCATTCTTTATGATAGGTGCATTCTCGACCAGTGACTTTGCATGTAGCAGTTCTTGGTCAACTGCTGAAGGCCATTGTGGCGTCTACAAACAAAACGGAAACATTAAGGAAAAAGACTAaagcattttcttttaaacatattAATTGCCAAAAATATCCTCTCCACCTAAAGCTGAAGTTAACACATACCATTGAATGGTATGAAGCACGATTCTGAAGCAACAAATTGTTCATCTCAGATATTGAAACCACTGAAGAGGTTGGCATCTCAAGCTCTTTATTCACCCCAGTGACTCTGTTCAGGGAAAAAATGGAAGAATTATCACCCAATGGATTGAGTTCACCTCTCAAATTCCCAGAGTTTTCATTAAAATCGGGAGCCGTTGTTCTGTCTTTCTCAAATAAAGTCGTGTTGGAATCAACAACAGGTGGTGTACTTTCTATATCTACAACAGATTGAGAAGATGCATATGATGAAGTCATAGGAGGTAATGCAGGCGAAGGGGATGCAAAACCAGCATCTGAACTTTCAATATGTTCTGATGTGGAAGAGTTTTCATCCTTTTCAATCTTATGCATTGAAAAGTTACTATTTGTAGTATCATTCTTGACATAAGAACTCTGTTCAGGTTCTCTAGCCTCCTCCGGTGCAGATCCATCATCCACATTCTTGACAGTATCAGCCATGGAAATTTTATTTGGCTCTACCAAATATTCAGATGAAGACTCCTTATCAGCATTGATTTCCTCATCAAATTTTAGAGATTGGTTTGTGCCTCCATTTCTATCTCGTACAGAAGCATCCTGTGGGTTTCTGTCCCTTCCATTGAAGATTCCGGTATTATTAGCTCTCTCATTAATAGCATATGCAGTGTTTGAACCAATCGAAACTGTCATGTTATTAATCATCTCAGATTTATTTGGTGAATATCCAGTCCAGATGCTACCATTTCTCACTACCGAAACCTTATCAGCAGAAAATAAAGATGAGAGAACGTTACCATATGGAAGTTCAAAATACTGGAACACTAAAATCGCAGCAAACATCATGCCTGTAACCCATATCAAACTCTTGGTTTCCACCTGACATAAACGTAACAGTTGTTGATCCATTCTGAGAAAATACTCGGTCAATTGCTATTCTAAATGTACAAAATCAGCCCTGCACATTGATCCAAATCCTCAAGTTTATTAGAAAGAAAGTCCTTTTCCTGATTGTTAAAacacttaacaaaataaaaaggaatcaCTTGCAGAAAAGTTAACACAACAAGGGATAATTCAAGATAAATTAAAACTTCCAAGCATTTATAAAACACCTCTGAGcatgaaaaaaattcataaacatGCAATAACCATTGGGTTTATCGTGACTGAATAAATAACTTGCTATTAAAACGAATTAGGACAGTTAGATTGATGTGATTATTCCCATAGACAAAAAGATAATAATGCTCCTTTATAACTGGATAGAGTACACTACCAGAACTTagtttttttacaattattaagTTCAAATATGTTAAGCCTTTTTGTATCATACTAACCAACcaaaagaatataaaagcatccaaatttgttttcattaatatctattttatttttcattaaaagatATCTATTTTCTCAGTAT
The sequence above is drawn from the Quercus lobata isolate SW786 chromosome 12, ValleyOak3.0 Primary Assembly, whole genome shotgun sequence genome and encodes:
- the LOC115972161 gene encoding probable glycosyltransferase At5g03795, whose protein sequence is MDQQLLRLCQVETKSLIWVTGMMFAAILVFQYFELPYGNVLSSLFSADKVSVVRNGSIWTGYSPNKSEMINNMTVSIGSNTAYAINERANNTGIFNGRDRNPQDASVRDRNGGTNQSLKFDEEINADKESSSEYLVEPNKISMADTVKNVDDGSAPEEAREPEQSSYVKNDTTNSNFSMHKIEKDENSSTSEHIESSDAGFASPSPALPPMTSSYASSQSVVDIESTPPVVDSNTTLFEKDRTTAPDFNENSGNLRGELNPLGDNSSIFSLNRVTGVNKELEMPTSSVVSISEMNNLLLQNRASYHSMTPQWPSAVDQELLHAKSLVENAPIIKNDPSLYAPLYRNVSMFKRSYELMEDTLKVYIYREGKKPVLHQPRLTGIYASEGWFMKLLEANKNFITKDPRKAHLFYLPFSSLMLEETLYIANSHSFDNLIQYLKNYLDLIEAKYPFWNRTGGADHFLVACHDWAPTETNQLMAKCLRALCNADVKEGFVLGKDVSLPETYVHLVKNPLRDIGGKPASQRSILAFFAGKMHGYLRPILLQHWENKDPDMKIFGRMPKSKGNKNYIRHMKNSKYCICAKGYEVNSPRIVEAIFYECVPVIISDNFVPPFFEVLNWESFAVFVLEEDIPNLKSMLLSIPEKRYLQMQMRVKKVQKHFLWHAKPEKYDIFHMILHSVWYNRFHQLSPR